DNA from Desulfarculus baarsii DSM 2075:
CCGAAGGCGCCGCCGACATGAAAAATCTGCTGGGAGGCAAGGGCGCCAACATCGCCGAGATGACCAACATCGGCATCCCGGTGCCTTCGGGGTTCACCATCACCACCGAGGTGTGCACCTATTTTTATGATCACGGCCGGACCTATCCCGCCGAGTTGAAGGCCCAGGTGGCCGAGGCCCTGGCCAAGGTCGAGGCCGTCATGGGCGCCAAGTTCGGCGATCCGACCAACCCGCTTCTGGTTTCGGTGCGCTCGGGCGCGCGGGTGTCCATGCCCGGCATGATGGACACCGTCTTGAACGTGGGCCTCAACGACGAGACGGTCAAGGGCGTCATCGCCAAGACCGGCAACGAGCGCTTCGCCTACGACGCCTATCGCCGCTTCGTGAACATGTACTCGGACGTGGTGCTGGGGGTCAAGGCCGCCCACGAAAAAGAGGAAGACCCCTTCGAGGTCATCCTGGAGAAAAAGAAGCACGCCCGCGGCGTCAAGCTCGACACCGAGCTCAGCGCCCAAGACCTGAAGGAACTGGTGGCCGAGTTCAAGGCCATGGTCAACGAGCGCCTGGGCAAGCCCTTCCCCGAAGCGCCCATGGACCAGCTCTGGGGCGGCATCAGCGCGGTGTTCGAGTCGTGGAACATCCCCCGGGCCAAGAGCTACCGCCAGATCCACGGCTTCCCCGAGGACTGGGGCACGGCCGTCAACGTCCAGTCGATGGTCTTTGGCAACATGGGCGATGATTCGGCCACCGGCGTGGCCTTCACCCGCGACCCCTCCACCGGCGAGAATTATTTCTATGGCGAGTATCTGACCAACGCCCAGGGCGAGGACGTGGTCGCCGGCATCCGCACGCCCCAGCCCATCAACCGCACCAAGGGCGCGCCCGAGGGCATGCGCACCCTCGACGAGGAAATGCCCGAGCTTTACAAGCAATTGGCCGGCATCCGCGAGACGCTGGAAAAGCACTACCGCGACATGCAGGACATCGAGTTCACCATCCAGCAGGGCCGCCTGTGGATGCTCCAGACCCGCAACGGCAAGCGCACCCCGGCCGCGGCGGTCAAGATCGCCGTGGACATGGTCGGCGAGGGCCTCATCGACAAGCAAACGGCCATCAAGCGCGTCGAGCCGGAACAAATCAACCATCTGCTGCACCCCATGCTCGACCCCAAGGCCAAGAGGGTCAAGATCGCCGCCGGCCTGCCGGCCAGCCCCGGCGCGGCCGTGGGCCAGGTGGTCTTCAGCGCCTCCGACGCCGAGGCCTGGGCCGCCGATGGCAAGAAGATCATCTTGGTGCGCGTCGAGACCAGCCCCGACGACATCCGCGGCATGAACGTGGCCGAGGGCATCCTGACCAGCCGCGGCGGCATGACCAGCCACGCGGCCGTGGTGGCCCGCGGCATGGGCACGCCCTGCGTGGCCGGCTGCTCCGAGATCGCCGTCGATTACGCCAACGAACAATTCACGGCCGGCGGCGTGGTCGTCAAGCAGGGCGACTGGATCAGCCTGGACGGCTCCAAGGGCGAGGTGTATCAGGGCCAGGTGGCCAAGGTCGAGCCCAAGCTCACCGGTGATTTCGCCGCGTTCATGGACTGGGCCGACGAGATTCGCACCCTGGGCGTGCGCACCAACGCCGACACGCCTCACGACGCCTCGGTGGCCCGCAACTTCGGGGCCGAGGGCATCGGCCTGTGCCGCACCGAGCACATGTTCTTCGAGGGCGAACGCATCAAGGCCGTGCGCGAGATGATCCTCTCCGACG
Protein-coding regions in this window:
- the ppdK gene encoding pyruvate, phosphate dikinase: MADHKYVYFFGAGKAEGAADMKNLLGGKGANIAEMTNIGIPVPSGFTITTEVCTYFYDHGRTYPAELKAQVAEALAKVEAVMGAKFGDPTNPLLVSVRSGARVSMPGMMDTVLNVGLNDETVKGVIAKTGNERFAYDAYRRFVNMYSDVVLGVKAAHEKEEDPFEVILEKKKHARGVKLDTELSAQDLKELVAEFKAMVNERLGKPFPEAPMDQLWGGISAVFESWNIPRAKSYRQIHGFPEDWGTAVNVQSMVFGNMGDDSATGVAFTRDPSTGENYFYGEYLTNAQGEDVVAGIRTPQPINRTKGAPEGMRTLDEEMPELYKQLAGIRETLEKHYRDMQDIEFTIQQGRLWMLQTRNGKRTPAAAVKIAVDMVGEGLIDKQTAIKRVEPEQINHLLHPMLDPKAKRVKIAAGLPASPGAAVGQVVFSASDAEAWAADGKKIILVRVETSPDDIRGMNVAEGILTSRGGMTSHAAVVARGMGTPCVAGCSEIAVDYANEQFTAGGVVVKQGDWISLDGSKGEVYQGQVAKVEPKLTGDFAAFMDWADEIRTLGVRTNADTPHDASVARNFGAEGIGLCRTEHMFFEGERIKAVREMILSDDIETRQKALAKLLPMQREDFVGIFRAMDGLPVTIRTLDPPLHEFLPHVDNDKDIDGLAADMGLSAAQIKAKVESLAEMNPMLGTRGCRLGLSFPEITEMQARAIFEAACQVAKEGVKVIPEVMIPLVGHVNELKLQKAIVLRVAEEVMAAAGVKVDYLVGTMIELPRAALTADQIAQEAQFFSFGTNDLTQTTFGLSRDDTGKMLAEYVASGILPKDPFVSIDEEGVGQLVRIGVEKGRSVNAKLKVGICGEHGGDPASVDFCHRVGMNYVSCSPYRVPIARLAAAQAALRNN